One part of the Caldisalinibacter kiritimatiensis genome encodes these proteins:
- a CDS encoding SAF domain-containing protein, which translates to MLKKIGKKKIIKVLIAAVLAIVSLYGLYNAVVPKDKVNIKYGKYIRAVSKIDVDQRIEENMIAEDIMPIDNISPGAITEKAEIIGKYAASDIYPDELIRKERIKKEKDSEYQGEERRVRIYTNLMAYGGVGPGDRADLVYTGENVGVIKYEGVLVENVLNEDGVELSNIKEDKFNKESRRPYIIELKTSQEMALNIATLQGNENEVKFKLIKWTERSLEQDTEGKILNLDEALGIDRDKKETPVKVRKGGQ; encoded by the coding sequence ATGCTAAAGAAAATAGGAAAAAAGAAAATAATCAAGGTTTTAATAGCTGCAGTTTTAGCTATAGTTAGCCTTTATGGACTATATAATGCTGTAGTTCCTAAAGATAAGGTAAATATAAAATATGGAAAATATATAAGAGCAGTATCAAAAATAGATGTGGACCAAAGAATAGAAGAAAATATGATAGCTGAAGATATAATGCCTATAGATAATATTTCTCCTGGAGCAATTACAGAGAAAGCTGAAATAATTGGTAAATACGCTGCTTCTGATATTTATCCTGATGAATTAATTAGGAAAGAAAGGATTAAAAAAGAAAAAGATAGTGAATATCAAGGTGAAGAGAGAAGAGTACGAATATACACTAACTTAATGGCTTATGGAGGAGTAGGACCGGGAGATAGAGCAGATCTTGTTTATACAGGTGAAAATGTAGGAGTAATAAAATATGAGGGGGTTTTAGTAGAAAATGTACTTAATGAAGATGGTGTTGAGCTTAGTAATATAAAGGAAGATAAGTTTAATAAAGAAAGCAGAAGGCCTTATATAATAGAGTTAAAAACAAGTCAGGAAATGGCTTTAAATATTGCAACACTACAAGGAAATGAAAACGAAGTAAAGTTTAAATTAATTAAATGGACAGAAAGAAGTTTAGAACAAGATACAGAAGGAAAAATTTTAAATTTAGATGAAGCTTTAGGAATAGATAGAGACAAAAAAGAGACTCCTGTTAAAGTTAGAAAAGGAGGTCAATAA